The proteins below are encoded in one region of Anguilla anguilla isolate fAngAng1 chromosome 3, fAngAng1.pri, whole genome shotgun sequence:
- the LOC118222301 gene encoding acylphosphatase-2-like: MSRLVSVDYEVFGQVQGVFFRKYTQKEGCRLQLVGWVRNTNWDTVEGQIQGPKEAVESMKNWLRTTGSPMSRIDKVNFANEKEIPALEFNSFTTRY; the protein is encoded by the exons atgtCACGACTGGTTTCCGTGGACTACGAGGTGTTCGGACAAGTGCAAG gtgtATTCTTCCGCAAG TATACACAGAAAGAGGGGTGCCGACTGCAGCTAGTGGGCTGGGTGCGGAACACAAACTGGGACACGGTGGAGGGCCAAATCCAGGGCCCGAAGGAGGCTGTTGAAAGTAT gAAAAATTGGTTGAGAACCACAGGCAGCCCTATGTCCCGAATTGACAAGGTCAACTTTGCCAACGAGAAAGAGATCCCTGCCCTAGAGTTCAACTCTTTCACCACAAGATACTGA